One genomic window of Desmospora activa DSM 45169 includes the following:
- a CDS encoding ROK family protein, which yields MNKQRVGGLEAGGTKMVCAIGDGNGRIVERSSFATTTPEETVPQILQFFKAHAIAALGVGCFGPIELRETHHDYGKILHTPKIPWVRYPIFETLKKGLQVPIALTTDVNAAVIGETRKGAAQGVDSCLYITVGTGIGAGAIINGKLLAGFSHPEMGHISVKRHGSDTFQGNCPYHSDCLEGLASGTAIEARFQAPAASLSSRQEVWKMEAHYLAEAIAQYILILMPKRIIIGGGVMKQAHLFPLIRKEVSQRMAGYVDIDSFDLDSYISPPSLGDDAGITGSLLLAEDVYQSFKYKHHEALKKGW from the coding sequence ATGAATAAACAACGAGTAGGCGGATTGGAAGCCGGTGGTACAAAAATGGTTTGTGCCATTGGAGACGGCAATGGGCGAATAGTCGAACGCAGCTCTTTTGCGACAACGACACCGGAAGAGACAGTGCCTCAGATCCTGCAATTTTTTAAAGCACACGCGATCGCCGCTCTTGGTGTTGGCTGTTTTGGACCGATTGAGCTGAGAGAAACTCATCACGATTATGGAAAAATCCTACATACACCCAAAATTCCGTGGGTGAGATATCCTATATTTGAAACGTTGAAAAAAGGGTTACAGGTTCCAATTGCACTTACCACCGATGTAAATGCGGCTGTGATTGGTGAGACGAGGAAAGGAGCCGCACAAGGAGTCGATAGCTGTCTCTATATCACCGTAGGAACGGGAATCGGTGCAGGAGCGATCATCAACGGCAAACTATTGGCAGGCTTTTCTCATCCTGAGATGGGGCATATTTCTGTAAAACGACATGGATCGGATACATTTCAGGGAAACTGCCCCTATCACAGCGATTGCTTGGAAGGGCTTGCTTCTGGAACTGCGATTGAGGCGCGTTTTCAAGCGCCGGCAGCCTCCCTTTCTTCCCGACAAGAGGTTTGGAAAATGGAAGCGCATTATTTGGCAGAGGCGATTGCCCAGTACATCCTCATCCTGATGCCAAAACGAATTATCATCGGTGGAGGAGTGATGAAGCAAGCGCACTTATTTCCGCTGATACGGAAAGAGGTGAGCCAACGAATGGCTGGATACGTCGATATTGATTCATTTGATCTTGATTCGTATATTAGCCCTCCTTCGCTCGGAGATGATGCGGGGATTACCGGAAGTCTCCTTCTCGCGGAAGATGTGTATCAATCCTTCAAATATAAACATCATGAAGCGTTGAAAAAGGGATGGTGA
- the manA gene encoding mannose-6-phosphate isomerase, class I, translating to MEKAPLFFEPIFKERIWGGCKLEAFGYRLPFEHTGECWAISAHVNGVSNIRTGPFKGRTLIDLWRNERHLFGHPKEQEFPLLVKILDAQEDLSVQVHPDDEQAQQLEKDEAYGKSECWYVIEAEEGAELILGHTAQTKEAFVECVKKSQWDRLLRKVPIRQGDFFYVPSGTIHAIGKGAVILEIQQSSDTTYRMYDFDRIDKNGEKRELHLDQALTVSLIPHHSPDQEEKTIEQHSAGKLRRLVTTSYFTVYHSAINGMFTYRIDADYLLASVIKGEGYYDADDGVVAPVKKGDHFLIPHAVESFRMKGEMELILSHP from the coding sequence ATGGAAAAAGCGCCTTTATTTTTTGAACCCATTTTTAAGGAGCGGATCTGGGGAGGTTGTAAATTAGAAGCTTTTGGATATCGACTTCCTTTTGAACACACAGGGGAATGTTGGGCGATCTCAGCCCATGTCAATGGTGTCAGTAATATACGCACTGGCCCATTTAAGGGGCGCACACTGATAGACTTATGGCGAAATGAGAGGCATTTATTTGGCCATCCGAAGGAGCAAGAATTCCCGCTGCTGGTAAAAATCTTGGATGCGCAGGAGGATCTATCAGTCCAAGTACATCCCGATGATGAACAAGCACAGCAGTTAGAAAAAGATGAGGCTTATGGAAAGTCGGAGTGTTGGTATGTGATTGAAGCGGAAGAAGGAGCAGAGTTAATTTTAGGCCATACTGCGCAGACGAAAGAGGCGTTTGTAGAATGTGTCAAAAAAAGTCAATGGGATCGATTACTTCGAAAAGTCCCGATAAGACAAGGTGATTTTTTTTACGTTCCCAGTGGAACGATTCATGCGATTGGAAAAGGGGCGGTCATCCTTGAGATCCAACAGAGTTCAGATACGACTTATCGCATGTATGATTTTGATCGGATCGATAAAAACGGTGAAAAAAGAGAGCTCCATCTCGATCAAGCATTGACTGTCTCGCTGATCCCGCATCACTCCCCCGACCAGGAGGAAAAAACGATTGAGCAACATTCCGCAGGAAAATTGCGGCGTCTTGTAACGACTTCCTATTTTACCGTCTACCATTCCGCTATAAATGGAATGTTCACTTATCGTATTGATGCCGATTATTTGCTTGCTAGTGTCATCAAAGGGGAAGGGTATTATGATGCCGACGATGGAGTAGTAGCCCCAGTAAAAAAGGGGGATCATTTTCTCATCCCCCATGCCGTGGAATCATTTCGAATGAAGGGTGAGATGGAGTTGATTCTAAGCCATCCCTGA